TTATTAATAACCGTTCCCGGATTAGCCACAATCCTCACCGTACTACCCGGATAAAAAGTAAACCCAACCGGAATAGACACAACACTCACCGTAGTAGAATCAAACAACACAGTATTCAACACATCCGAAATATCCACTTGATACGCAGGAGAAGTACCAATATTATTAACTCTCAACGTCACAGTAACCACATCACCACCATCCACAAGGGAAGGTGTAACCACCTTAGAAACGGTTAATCTGGGCTCCACAATGGTGGTATTAACCCATGCAGTAAATGGTGGTCTGGTGTTTTCAGTCCAGTTAAGGGCTACTGTGTTGTTCTTGTTGGCTCCATTGAAGTTGATAGATTGGTTGAGAACTGTGGCATTGAATAATAGGTAAAATGTGTTATTGCTTATAGTACTATTTGTTAATCCGTTGAAGAGGAATGTGACGTTCTGCCCGATAACAGAAACTAATGGAGGAGTTGGTAATGTTCCACTGAAACTTGAAGTGTCAACCCAGTATTCGCCACTTCTATAACTAAATCCTGCAGGTAATGTATCAGTTATAGTTAAGTTAGTTTTTAAACCCTGAGGAAGGGTTACTTGAATTTTATAAGTAACTACTTCTCCTATAGTGAGTAATCCACTGTTCCCATGGATGGTGGAAGTTTCCACAGTTTTGTTTATTTTTGGATCTCCTGTTCTGACCACTCCCCAACCACTATCAGTGTAATTACGGCTGTTGGGATCTGGAACACCACCCACCCATGGCAAGGACCAGTAAGTTGCATTGACAGTATTGTTATAGCTCGGTCCGATAAAGGGCGTGGTTAAAGCTGTGATGTTGAATATAAAGTTTAAGGATTGTCCTTGGGATATGTTACCTCCAGTATAAGTTAAAAGATAAGTTGCAGGGTTGTAGTTGAATGAGAATCCACTTGGGGTGAATACCTCCACTACACTACTCAAATCAAATATTTGACCTGCTCCTGCAAGTGAATCAGTTATGATTACATTATAAGCGGTTGATCTGGCATTGATACGGGTATTATTAACTTGTATAGTTACGGTGGTTGTTTGTCCACCTTCAATGGTGCTGGGGTTGAAAATTTTATTAACTGTTAGCCAGGGTTCAATAATGGTAACTCTTTCTGTATCAGTCAGGGGAGTGTGACCTGGATTGTTCCAGTCAAGGGTTGCAGTGTTATCTCGGTTCCTGCTAGTGGTGTGTGGCGGGTTGGCGGTGTTGTTGTTGGCCATCCGAACCGTTAGGTTAATATAAAAGGTGCGGTTGGTTCCATTGGTAATGTTAGTGGTTCCATTAAAGGCAAATGTTAGAATTTGACCATTCTGATAAAAATTCATGGCAGGTAAGGATATGGAAGGATTGAAAGTGGGAGGGGTGTGACTGACATATACCAAGCCATTGGGCAAGGTGTCCCTGATGAATAAATCCTGTATTTGTCCAGCAGGCAGAGTTATACTGAATCTAAATGTGCCAGTTTCACCTATTGTCAAATTACTGCCCGTGCTTGGCCCTGATACTGATCCTAAATAATCTTTAGAGAAGGTGGGGGATGCTGTTCTCACCGAAGCATTGTCCGAAAATTTGGACTGATCTATTGCCGGACTTCCCACAAAATTGGGGCTTTCGGGTGGGGGTAAAGCAGTAAATTTGGTAATGTTGACGGTGTTGTTAATATATTGTAGGGGATAAACAGTTCCATTCAAAGTGGCATTGTAGGTTATGAGTATGGTGTTATTGGTACTGTTTACTGGATAAATTGGATACAGTGTGCTGAAGTTCAAACCACCGGTGGTGAAGATGTCCATTAGATTTAAACCAGTAATTGCAACCCCATCAACATATCTGGCTGCAATGGTAATGTTAGATATAAATCCTGGATTTGAGATCAGTAGATCGTCTTGCACAGCTACATTGTAAGCTATTCCATGCCCAGTGTTTGTAATGGCAACTGTGTAGGTAACCACATCACCAGCCTGCAGGTTGTTGGTAGGGGTGGCATTTTTCTCAATAGCCAGCATGGGTTCGTTGATTCGGAACTTGATTATAATATTTTGAGAGTCTTGCTCCTGGAAAGTGTTGTTGTAATGAACATTCAGCCAGTTAGTCAGGTATAGACCATCAGCAAAAGGATCTCCAGTAGCTGTAACTGTGAACCATATTTGAGCCAGACTGTAGGGTTGAGTAGCATTAAATATGTTACAATATCGGAAGTTAAGAGTGTTTTGTGCAGTATCTATAACTAAGGTTGGAGTTACTCCACTATTTACAGTTAATGTGTCATTAACCCCTAGTTTCCATCTTCCAGGGAGTGGGGGTGTGTTTATTGTGTCAGGAGTGAGATTTGTGAATTCGCTGGCCCTGAATAGTGGAATTGGAAGATAATCTGTCAGACAGAAGGCCTCCAAGTTGGTTGTTGGTACATATACTTCTAATGAAAATGTTACCTTATCACCGGGTTGTAATTGGATGTTATTGGGGTCAGGGTTATATTGTATTACCCCATTTCTTTCAATGGCGTATACTTTTTTAGTGGAAGTGGGAGTCACTATCCTCACTTCAGAACCACTTGATTCAGTGACCTGTTGAGATGGATTGTTTACCAGGTTGGCAGAAATATCCACCCGATTATTAATGGGATCATTTGAAACTATCTCCGGATTGGCATGAGGGGGATTTACGTAAGTGGTATTAATTCTACTCCAAAAGGTTACATAACCTCTTGTTGCACCATAATTGGTTCCAGTGTAATTACCGCCCTGTAATATTCCAAGATATCCGTGGTCAATTAATAACTGACTGATGTTGAAAGTTATGTAACTAATTCCTGTACTGGGATTGTAAACTAGGTTGAATTGGTAGGGGTTGCTTAGGTTGAAGTTGAAGTCTAACCATCCTGAGCTAGGTCCAAAACCTGGGGGTAGATGTACTCGAAGAGTTGGGTTGCGGTTTTGTCCTTCTACTACTCCGCTGATAAATGACTGACCATCACCGAGGGTGTCGAGTATCACCACATTCTGCAGGGAGAAATAATCAGATACTTGGAAATCAAGAGTGTATCGTATGATGTCACCTGGTTTTGGGCTTACACTACCTACTGGTACTGGTTCAACTTGAGAAGACTTTTGTATGGCAAGTGAACGTAAAGTGAGGGTGTAGTTATCTGCATCGGAAACTATTATGGATTGATAAGTTCCCGTAACATTAGCATTGTTGGTAGCATTGGTGGAAGCTCCAGTATTAGGGTTTAAAACTGGATTTCCATATATGTCTGTTTTGTTGGCATATGCTTTGTAAGTTATTATTTTGGGAGTGTTTAACTTTCCAGTTAGATTTCCTAGGTATACGGACAACCAGTGCTCTGCATTGGTAGGGTAATGAGTGACCGTGGCACCTGAGGGTGGAGTAACCTCAACAAACTCCATATTATATGGCAGGTCATCTCTTACTACCACATCATTGACTGTTCGTCCTCTAGCCACATCAACTGTCAAAGTGTAAGTTCTAAGATAATTGTAACCTGTTGCTGTCTCAGATTCCTCGGCGTTACATTCTTTTGTAATACTTATAACTGTAGGTATTACTTGCCCAGTTGAAGCATTTCCTCTTATAGGGGTGATTCCTGTTTCATTGGCACCAAACCTGAATACTGGGTAACCTGTAATGTTTAGTGGGACTCCCAGGGTTGCGTTACCCAGGAGTAATGCATTTATGTTTATGATGGCTGCAGGTTGACCTTTAGTATAACTACCCAGAGGATACTCCAATATATAGAGACGATATCCAGCAGGACCAGTTACGTTAAGTTTGGAAAGAGGATCCACCAATGGGCCGGTGGTAAAGTTACCCACATATATTACGTTAACAGGCACTGTAAGAAAAGTTACCGCACTAGGATTAAATTCTATCTCAGGCGGCATTATAAGTTGTATTATGGGCCCAAATCCGGTTTCGTTACCCACGTTATCAAAAGTAAGGGTGAAATCGAATGTTTCGTTTAAAAATTGTTCTCCCGGAGTGCTAATGGCTAGTGTAGGTTCTGGTCCGAGCTGGAAATTTATCCAAGCATATAAATTGTGATCCAGTGAATTTGTGTTTGCTTCAAGTGTCACAAGTTTACTTAGAGTCATGTGCCCCGGGTGACTGGCAGTAACATAAAAAGTACGATCATTGCTCAGGAAGGCAAATTGAAAAAATCCATTAGAATCAGTGATGGTTCTAGCCAGTTCAGTTCCATCCATGGAATTCAAAACAAGATTAACTCCGGGGAATGAGCTTCCATTGTTGCATCTGGTAACTATACCATTAATTATGGATTCTTGAACTTGTGAGGTTGGATAAAGGGAAGATGTTGGAGAATTTTGAAGGTCTTGGGCATGATCAGAATCATTCATAGAATTAGAAAAAGAAGATTCAGTAGAAATATTATTATCAGCTAAATTTTCTAAGGCGGAATTATTATCCGTTATGTAGTTCGAACTTTCATCAATGTTTTCAGTTGCTGAAACTGCGCCCAAAGCAAAAAAAACAGTTAAAGCAAAAATAGTTATTAATATTATTTTGTTTTTATCCCAAGACCCCAACATGCAACTCTCTCCCAGAGTATATGATTTGATAAATATATTCAAATTTGATAAATATATTCAAATTTGATAAATATATTCAAATTTGTTCCAAGTTTACAATTTTGATTATTAATTGTTTCTAAACAGCATTGTATATACTTTTTTCTATGAAATCTAATCAATTAAAAAAAACTTTTTATATAGGCTTTAATTCAATTTTTATCTTCAAAAATTGAGATTTTTATGAAAATCATAAATTAGTCGGGAAATTTATTGAATCAACCAAATTCATTATTTCTACTAATAAAATATTATATATAATAATATACTGAAAGTTTTTAAAGAAATATAATTAGAAAAATCTAAAAATTATTCGAGTGAAAAAAATGTGCGAATCAACTGTTTATGATAATAAAGGGATTAAACTGATGGATGATGTTATACATATCAAAGTTTATGGGGATAGAATCGAGATGGTGGACATTTTGAACCAGGGAATGACCGTAGAAGGTCAAATAGTTGAATTAGATCTTGAGAAACATAGTATATTCATAGAAGTGGATGAAAAAGGACTGGTAAAATAGTATCATCCTAAAACTTTTTTAATGATACAAAAAGACATTTTAAGATATTATAAACCTTCATTAGATATGCTAAGATTTTTTTATGAATTATATTTAATCAAATCTATTTTTTATAAAATTTTACGAAATAGAAGATTAGAATTTTGGATTAGAATTTTGAAAATAAATTTTTAATAACCTAAAAATCCAATAAAAAACTAAAAAACTAAAAAAATAAAGAAATGAGGTGGAATATTCCACCAAACTTGTTTTGTCTTATTTTTTTGGGACTGATGGCCTATTTCAGGGACAATGCATCATGTGGACAGGCAGGTATGCACTGGTCACATAGTATACAGAATCCTTTAAGTGGCACCTTATCTTCGGTGAGTTTCAGCATGTTGTATGGGCACACATCCACACAGTCACCGCACTCGGTACACTTATCAGGACTGTACTGAATCCGGTTCCGTTTTACAACTTCACCGTCAATAACTTTGTCCATTTCCACCAGACTTAATGCATCATTGGGACAGGCTACAGTGCATGCTCCACATCGAGTACACATGGCGAATGATGGTTCTCCACCGACTTCTTCGTCTCCTGGAACTTGGAATCCGGTTTTTGTAACCACCCTCATGGCATCATTGGGGCAGATTCGAGCACATGCTCCAACGAATTCGCATTTGGATTCGTCCCATACTAATCCTGACTCTGATGCAGGTTTGGATGGTCCTAATTCGACGTCCAGGTCGATGGCATCCACTGGACACATGTTTTCACACAGTCCACAGTAGGTACATATTTCAGGTAGTTCCACAGTTAGCGAAGAGGCTTTGGGGACTATGAAGTCTCCAGGACAAGCTTCTACACAAACGTTACAACCGATGCATGTTTCTGTGTCCAATTCGAACTTTTTGAGTTCTTTGGTACGTTTTTCTGGTTTTTTGCCTGATATGAACACTGCGTTCCATGGGCAGGTCTGTGAACAGACTCCACATTTGATACAAGTGTCCTCATCAATGGTTATGCTTTCCCCATATTCAGGGAGTGTGATGGCATCCACTGGACATTCGTCCACACACATGCCACAACCTACGCAGTCCACGATGTAGATCGGACCAGTGATGTCCAGGTCCAGTTTTTTGGGTTCTTTTACTCCTTCAACTCCTATGACCTCTACCGGGCATATATCAGCGCACTGCTGGCACATGACACAGTAGCCCTGTAGTGGTATGGTCTGCACTTTTCCTGCCTCTAATTTGAGGATCTGGGGTGGGCAGACATCTACACATTCACCGCACTCATCACAGAGGTTGGGGTTGAAGGTGACCCTGGTTTGGGTGTTGCCAGATTCATCCAGTGCCAGCTCATCAGTCTTAAGAGCACCAGTGGGACAGATATCCACACATTTGGGTGCTCCTCCACAGATGTCGCAGTAAATAACATCTTCTGGAGACACATTGATGGCTGCAGTTGGACAGGTACCCTGACAGGCCCCACATCGAATGCAGTCTTCCTTGTTAACCACTATCATCTTTTGTCACCCTTTCATAATTATTTAAACTTTTTTAATATTTAAGTCTTTTATTATCTAAGTTTAAAGTCTCTTAACGAGGTTTCCCTCGCTGTCGTAAACTTCAAGGGTGGCTAGTTTCATTTGACTGTCGATTTCGTGGGTTGCGCAGGATAGACAGGGGTCGTATGCCCTGATAACCATCTCCATTAAGTTGAAGATTTTGTCGTCTACTTCTACTCCGGGTTTTATATAGTCTTGGGCAACTTTCTGGATACCCATTTCCATGGCTGGGTTGTTCTGGATGGTTGCCACAACTATGTTGGCTTTGGTAACTTGTCC
This is a stretch of genomic DNA from Methanobacteriaceae archaeon. It encodes these proteins:
- a CDS encoding DUF11 domain-containing protein, whose translation is MLGSWDKNKIILITIFALTVFFALGAVSATENIDESSNYITDNNSALENLADNNISTESSFSNSMNDSDHAQDLQNSPTSSLYPTSQVQESIINGIVTRCNNGSSFPGVNLVLNSMDGTELARTITDSNGFFQFAFLSNDRTFYVTASHPGHMTLSKLVTLEANTNSLDHNLYAWINFQLGPEPTLAISTPGEQFLNETFDFTLTFDNVGNETGFGPIIQLIMPPEIEFNPSAVTFLTVPVNVIYVGNFTTGPLVDPLSKLNVTGPAGYRLYILEYPLGSYTKGQPAAIININALLLGNATLGVPLNITGYPVFRFGANETGITPIRGNASTGQVIPTVISITKECNAEESETATGYNYLRTYTLTVDVARGRTVNDVVVRDDLPYNMEFVEVTPPSGATVTHYPTNAEHWLSVYLGNLTGKLNTPKIITYKAYANKTDIYGNPVLNPNTGASTNATNNANVTGTYQSIIVSDADNYTLTLRSLAIQKSSQVEPVPVGSVSPKPGDIIRYTLDFQVSDYFSLQNVVILDTLGDGQSFISGVVEGQNRNPTLRVHLPPGFGPSSGWLDFNFNLSNPYQFNLVYNPSTGISYITFNISQLLIDHGYLGILQGGNYTGTNYGATRGYVTFWSRINTTYVNPPHANPEIVSNDPINNRVDISANLVNNPSQQVTESSGSEVRIVTPTSTKKVYAIERNGVIQYNPDPNNIQLQPGDKVTFSLEVYVPTTNLEAFCLTDYLPIPLFRASEFTNLTPDTINTPPLPGRWKLGVNDTLTVNSGVTPTLVIDTAQNTLNFRYCNIFNATQPYSLAQIWFTVTATGDPFADGLYLTNWLNVHYNNTFQEQDSQNIIIKFRINEPMLAIEKNATPTNNLQAGDVVTYTVAITNTGHGIAYNVAVQDDLLISNPGFISNITIAARYVDGVAITGLNLMDIFTTGGLNFSTLYPIYPVNSTNNTILITYNATLNGTVYPLQYINNTVNITKFTALPPPESPNFVGSPAIDQSKFSDNASVRTASPTFSKDYLGSVSGPSTGSNLTIGETGTFRFSITLPAGQIQDLFIRDTLPNGLVYVSHTPPTFNPSISLPAMNFYQNGQILTFAFNGTTNITNGTNRTFYINLTVRMANNNTANPPHTTSRNRDNTATLDWNNPGHTPLTDTERVTIIEPWLTVNKIFNPSTIEGGQTTTVTIQVNNTRINARSTAYNVIITDSLAGAGQIFDLSSVVEVFTPSGFSFNYNPATYLLTYTGGNISQGQSLNFIFNITALTTPFIGPSYNNTVNATYWSLPWVGGVPDPNSRNYTDSGWGVVRTGDPKINKTVETSTIHGNSGLLTIGEVVTYKIQVTLPQGLKTNLTITDTLPAGFSYRSGEYWVDTSSFSGTLPTPPLVSVIGQNVTFLFNGLTNSTISNNTFYLLFNATVLNQSINFNGANKNNTVALNWTENTRPPFTAWVNTTIVEPRLTVSKVVTPSLVDGGDVVTVTLRVNNIGTSPAYQVDISDVLNTVLFDSTTVSVVSIPVGFTFYPGSTVRIVANPGTVINNGSGPLNFVFSVQVNLDAPTNSTFQNWASILYSSMPAGFNETRNYTNTSNVVNISTVNPAISKSLNATSQSLPGNAVPVGEVITYQLNFTVPEGKTLNVSLVDVLPANLSYNAGSALIKRSSSRITATGFDFGSFVDQFISIVPSSTTPLTFSLGNVTYSGASGLRNGTITLIFNATVLNISGNVNGVVIRNNGTLNFTNSTGSARSLTTNNVDVTVREPRLTISKVVTPSLVDGGDVVTVTLRVNNIGTSPAYQVDISDVLNTVLFDSTTVSVVSIPVGFTFYPGSTVRIVANPGTVINNGSGPLNFVFSVQVNLDAPTNSTFQNWASILYSSMPAGFNETRNYTNTSNIVNITTTSPSISKAVNATSEPDSKVPNVFIGEVVTYQITFTVPEGKTLNVSLIDLLQSNLGYNTGSALIKRSSSSITATGFDFGSFVDQFISINPSNLSPLTFTLGNVTNLGGPGLGNGTITLLFNTTVLNIAANQAGTQIPNNATLNFTNATGESRNITAICPTTLNVVVPQISVTKTANPTILTVSDTVTFTIQLLNNNNTNGAPAYNLQITDPMTNYVLDYLNMIIVPSDPAIIFNNYSTANLLNITIIQMNQTQYLNITYNATVKPGVIFNSTINNTVNATGTTLPGDHGTNNATPGNPGETNGKRTGDPTQPAGAVNDIAATANATVTTRPPRVSKNVNGTKTVTLTIGETATESININLPVGSTSGLRVIDVLPTGLAPSGFSYAATPGISVNQFVVTFLGGNTYEIDFGNVTVTQEGNLTINYTVLVQDISGNYNGQHLTNTATLFYRNITGHNVNAGQDTATIQIIEPNLQITKTPSKTNLNIGEQFTYTLFITHTPSSTADAYNLIITDTLPTGITFVTGSEVCPGWSFTQAGNLLTFKSPFLALDDYSTILFNCTVDNNIILAGQNITNIAILNYTSISSGGRNYTTNNSTQIHIIGADLQVIKNGDTQVNAGQQVTYTITVTNLGPDTAENVTLNDIFSAPWFTYLANPEYSLNFGTWTAITSSPWSLTLGNMISGNSTSVRIRANVIASAPAGILNNTVNVTSNTTDPNPSNNNSTASTNVTQTAVLTLLKENNPTNIVIAGNSLLYTLTLTNTGPSVARDVTLKDDTLSSYYLSRFYSYSVNGGAWSVWTGFSGPLVINVTNTSIFPAGYMGVGDIFRVMINGTVNASAPNGTVLLNNGTVDSSTSPFNVTSNTVSNVV
- a CDS encoding CooT family nickel-binding protein, which codes for MCESTVYDNKGIKLMDDVIHIKVYGDRIEMVDILNQGMTVEGQIVELDLEKHSIFIEVDEKGLVK
- a CDS encoding 4Fe-4S binding protein; its protein translation is MIVVNKEDCIRCGACQGTCPTAAINVSPEDVIYCDICGGAPKCVDICPTGALKTDELALDESGNTQTRVTFNPNLCDECGECVDVCPPQILKLEAGKVQTIPLQGYCVMCQQCADICPVEVIGVEGVKEPKKLDLDITGPIYIVDCVGCGMCVDECPVDAITLPEYGESITIDEDTCIKCGVCSQTCPWNAVFISGKKPEKRTKELKKFELDTETCIGCNVCVEACPGDFIVPKASSLTVELPEICTYCGLCENMCPVDAIDLDVELGPSKPASESGLVWDESKCEFVGACARICPNDAMRVVTKTGFQVPGDEEVGGEPSFAMCTRCGACTVACPNDALSLVEMDKVIDGEVVKRNRIQYSPDKCTECGDCVDVCPYNMLKLTEDKVPLKGFCILCDQCIPACPHDALSLK